In Meriones unguiculatus strain TT.TT164.6M chromosome 17, Bangor_MerUng_6.1, whole genome shotgun sequence, a single window of DNA contains:
- the Eif4g1 gene encoding eukaryotic translation initiation factor 4 gamma 1 isoform X1, with translation MNKAPQPTGPPPARSPGLPQPAFPPGQTAPVVFSTPQATQMNTPSQPRQGGFRSLQHFYPSRAQPPSSAASRVQSAAPARPGPAAHVYPAGSQVMMIPSQISYSASQGAYYIPGQGRSTYVVPTQQYPVQPGAPGFYPGASPTEFGTYAGAYYPAQSVQQFPASVAPAPVLMNQPPQIAPKRERKTIRIRDPNQGGKDITEEIMSGARTASTPTPPQTGGGVEPQPNGESPQVAVIIRPDDRSQGAAIGGRPGLPGPEHSPGTESQPSSPSPTPSPPPILEPGSESNLGVLSIPGDTMTTGIMQMSVEEATPISCETGEPYCLSPEPTLAEPILEVEVTLSKPIPESEFSSSPLQVSTALLPHRVETHEPNGVVPSEDLEPEVESSTEPAPPPLSACASESPVPIAPTAQPEELLNGAPSPPAADLSPVSEPEEQAKEVVSSLALATVLSPTPPVAPSDTSPAQEEEIEEEEEGGEAGSEKGGEDPPLDSAPVPAQLSQSLEVAAATQVAVSVPKRRRKIKELNKKEAVGDLLDAFKEVDPAVPEVENQPPAGSNPSPESEGTTVPPQPEEAEETWDSKEDKIHNAENIQPGEQKYEYKSDQWKPLNLEEKKRYDREFLLGFQFIFASMQKPEGLPHITDVVLDKANKTPLRPLDPSRLPGINSGPDFTPSFANLGRPALSNRGPPRGGPGGELPRGPQAGLGPRRSQQGPRKETRKIISSVIMTEDIKLNKAEKAWKPSSKRTAADKDRGEEDADGSKTQDLFRRVRSILNKLTPQMFQQLMKQVTQLAIDTEERLKGVIDLIFEKAISEPNFSVAYANMCRCLMALKVPTTEKPTVTVNFRKLLLNRCQKEFEKDKDDDEVFEKKQKEMDEAATAEERGRLKEELEEARDIARRRSLGNIKFIGELFKLKMLTEAIMHDCVVKLLKNHDEESLECLCRLLTTIGKDLDFAKAKPRMDQYFNQMEKIIKEKKTSSRIRFMLQDVLDLRQSNWVPRRGDQGPKTIDQIHKEAEMEEHREHIKVQQLMAKGSDKRRGGPPGPPISRGLPLVDDGGWNTVPISKGSRPIDTSRLTKITKPGSIDSNNQLFAPGGRLSWGKGSSGGSGAKPSDTASEATRPATSTLNRFSALQQTLPTENTENRRVVQRSSLSRERGEKAGDRGDRLERSERGGDRGDRLDRARTPATKRSFSKEVEERSRERPSQPEGLRKAASLTEDRGRDPVKREATLPPVSPPKAALSEDEVEKKSKAIIEEYLHLNDMKEAVQCVQELASPSLLFIFVRLGIESTLERSTIAREHMGRLLHQLLCTGHLSTAQYYQGLYETLELAEDMEIDIPHVWLYLAELITPILQEDGVPMGELFREITKPLRPMGKATSLLLEILGLLCKSMGPKKVGMLWREAGLSWKEFLAEGQDVASFVAEQKVEYTLGEESEAPGQRALAFEELCRQLEKLLKEGSSNQRVFDWIEANLNEQQIASNTLVRALMTTVCYSAIIFETPLRVDVAVLKVRARLLQKYLCDEQKELQALYALQALVVTLEQPANLLRMFFDALYDEDVVKEDAFYSWESSKDPAEQQGKGVALKSVTAFFNWLREAEEEESDHN, from the exons CCAGCGTTTCCCCCGGGGCAGACTGCACCGGTGGTGTTTAGCACGCCACAAGCGACACAAATGAACACGCCTTCTCAGCCCCGCCAG GGAGGATTCAGGTCTCTGCAG CACTTCTACCCTAGCCGGGCTCAGCCCCCGAGCAGTGCAGCCTCCCGAGTGCAGAGTGCAGCCCCTGCCCGACCTGGCCCAGCTGCCCATGTCTACCCTGCTGGATCCCAAGTAATGATGATCCCTTCCCAGATCTCCTACTCAGCCTCCCAAGGAGCCTACTATATCCCTGGACAG GGGCGTTCCACATATGTTGTCCCGACACAGCAGTACCCTGTGCAGCCAGGAGCCCCAGGCTTTTATCCGGGTGCAAGCCCTACCGAGTTTGGGACCTACG CTGGTGCCTATTACCCAGCCCAAAGTGTGCAGCAGTTTCCTGCTAGTGTGGCTCCTGCCCCAGTTCTGATGAACCAGCCACCCCAGATTGCTCCTAAGAGAGAACGAAAAACT ATCCGAATTCGAGACCCAAACCAAGGAGGGAAGGATATCACAGAAGAGATCATGTCTGGGGCCCGCACTGCCTCCACACCTACTCCTCCCCAG ACGGGAGGCGGTGTGGAGCCTCAACCCAATGGGGAGTCGCCTCAGGTTGCTGTCATTATCCGGCCAG ATGACCGGTCACAGGGAGCAGCCATTGGGGGCCGGCCAGGACTGCCTGGCCCAGAGCACAGCCCTGGCACAGAATCTCAGCCTTCATCGCCTTCTCCAACCCCATCACCACCCCCAATTTTGGAGCCGGGGTCTGAATCTAATCTTGGAGTCCTCTCTATTCCTGGGGACACTATGACAACGGGGATTATGCAAATGTCTGTAGAAGAAGCGACCCCCATCTCTTGTGAAACTGGGGAGCCATATTGCCTCTCTCCAGAACCCACTCTTGCTGAACCCATACTGGAAGTAGAAGTGACACTCAGCAAACCCATTCCAGAATCTGAGTTTtcttccagtcctctccaggtttcCACGGCCCTGCTGCCTCACAGGGTGGAAACCCATGAGCCCAATGGCGTAGTTCCTTCTGAGGATCTGGAACCAGAGGTGGAGTCAAGCACAGAGCCAGCTCCTCCCCCTCTTTCAGCTTGTGCTTCTGAATCGCCTGTGCCCATTGCTCCAACTGCCCAACCTGAGGAACTGCTCAATGGAGCCCCCTCACCACCAGCTGCGGACTTAAGCCCAGTCAGTGAGCCAGAGGAACAGGCCAAGGAAGTTGTTTCATCGTTGGCACTGGCCACCGTTCTCTCTCCCACTCCACCTGTGGCTCCTTCAGATACTTCCCCTGCTCAGGaggaagaaatagaggaagaagaagaaggtggagaaGCTGGGagtgagaagggaggagaggaccCCCCCCTCGACAGTGCTCCTGTCCCAGCCCAGTTGTCTCAGAGTTTGGAGGTGGCAGCAGCCACCCAAG TGGCAGTATCTGTGCCAAAGAGGAGACGGAAAATTAAAGAGTTAAATAAGAAGGAGGCTGTGGGTGACCTTCTAGATGCCTTCAAGGAG GTGGACCCAGCAGTACCAGAGGTAGAGAATCAGCCTCCCGCAGGTAGCAACCCAAGCCCAGAGTCTGAGGGCACTACTGTGCCCCCACAGcctgaggaagcagaggaaacCTGGGACTCTAAGGAAGACAAAATTCACAATGCTGAGAACATCCAGCCTGGGGAACAGAAGTATGAGTACAAGTCAG ATCAGTGGAAGCCGCTAAACCTTGAGGAGAAGAAGCGTTATGACAGGGAATTCCTGCTGGGCTTTCAGTTCATCTTTGCCAGTATGCAGAAGCCAGAAGGATTGCCCCATATCACTGATGTGGTGCTGGATAAG GCCAATAAAACACCACTTCGGCCACTGGATCCCTCCAGATTACCTGGCATAAATTCTGGCCCAGATTTCACTCCATCCTTTGCCAACCTTGGCCGACCAGCCCTCAGCAACCGTGGGCCCCCAAGGGGTGGGCCAGGTGGGGAGCTGCCCCGAGGGCCG caggctggcctgggacccaGGCGCTCTCAGCAGGGCCCACGAAAGGAAACACGCAAGATTATCTCCTCGGTGATAATGACTGAAGACATAAAACTGAACAAAGCAGAGAAGGCTTGGAAACCCAGTAGCAAACGGACAGCTGCTGATAAGGATCgaggggaagaggatgctgaTGGAAGCAAAACCCAG GACCTGTTCCGCAGGGTGCGCTCCATCTTGAATAAGCTGACACCCCAGATGTTCCAGCAGCTGATGAAGCAGGTGACACAGCTGGCCATTGACACCGAGGAACGCCTCAAAGGAGTTATTGACCTCATCTTTGAGAAAGCCATTTCAGAGCCCAACTTCTCTGTGGCTTATGCCAACATGTGCCGATGCCTCATGGCG CTGAAAGTGCCCACTACAGAAAAGCCAACAGTGACTGTGAATTTCCGAAAACTGTTGTTAAATCGATGCCAGAAGGAATTTGAGAAAGACAAAGATGATGATGAAGTttttgaaaaaaagcaaaaagaaatggatgaagctgCTACG GCAGAAGAGCGGGGACGCCTGAAAGAAGAGCTAGAAGAGGCCCGGGACATAGCTCGGCGACGCTCTTTAGGAAATATCAAGTTTATTGGAGAGTTATTCAAGCTAAAGATGTTAACAGAAGCAATAATGCATGACTGTGTGGTCAAACTACTCAAGAACCATGATGAGGAGTCCCTGGAATGTCTCTGCCGCCTCCTTACCACTATTGGCAAAGACCTAGACTTTGCAAAAGCTAAG CCTCGAATGGATCAGTATTTCAACCAGatggaaaaaataattaaagaaaagaagacctcatCTCGTATCCGGTTTATGCTGCAGGACGTACTTGATCTGCGGCAG AGCAATTGGGTGCCACGCCGAGGGGATCAGGGTCCTAAGACTATTGACCAGATCCATAAGGAGGCTGAGATGGAAGAGCACCGAGAACATATCAAAGTGCAGCAGCTCATGGCCAAGGGCAGCGACAAGCGTCGGGGTGGCCCTCCAGGCCCTCCCATTA gcCGTGGCCTTCCACTTGTGGATGATGGTGGCTGGAATACAGTCCCCATCAGCAAAGGCAGCCGTCCCATTGATACCTCACGGCTCACGAAGATCACCAAG CCTGGTTCCATCGATTCTAACAACCAGCTCTTTGCACCTGGAGGACGACTGAGTTGGGGCAAGGGCAGCAGTGGGGGCTCAGGAGCCAAGCCCTCAGACACAG CATCAGAAGCTACTCGTCCAGCTACTAGTACCTTGAATCGCTTTTCTGCTCTTCAGCAAACATTACccacagagaacacagagaacagACGTGTTGTACAGAG GAGTAGCTTAAGCCGGGAACGAGGTGAGAAAGCTGGGGACCGGGGAGACCGACTAGAACGGAGTGAGCGGGGAGGTGACCGTGGGGACCGACTTGATCGTGCCAGAACACCTGCCACCAAGCGAAGTTTTAGCAAGGAAGTGGAGGAGCGAAGTAGAGAGCGGCCTTCACAGCCTGAGGGACTCCGAAAGGCAGCTAGCCTCACAGAGGATCGTGGTCGGGATCCTg TGAAGCGGGAAGCCACTCTACCTCCAGTGAGCCCTCCAAAGGCTGCACTCTCTGAGGATGAGGTGGAGAAGAAGTCCAAGGCCATCATTGAGGAATATCTCCATCTCAATGACATGAAG GAGGCAGTACAGTGTGTTCAGGAGTTGGCTTCACCCTCCTTGCTCTTCATCTTTGTGCGGCTTGGCATCGAGTCTACCCTGGAGCGTAGCACCATTGCCCGTGAGCATATGGGGCGACTGCTGCACCAGCTGCTCTGCACAGGGCACCTCTCTACTGCCCAGTACTACCAAGG GTTGTATGAAACACTAGAATTAGCTGAGGACATGGAAATTGATATTCCTCATGTATGGCTTTACCTGGCAGAACTGATAACACCCATTCTCCAGGAAGATGGGGTGCCCATGGGAGAGCTGTTTAG GGAAATTACGAAGCCTCTGAGACCCATGGGCAAAGCCACTTCTTTGTTGCTGGAGATCCTGGGTCTTTTATGCAAGAGCATG ggTCCCAAAAAGGTGGGGATGCTGTGGAGAGAGGCTGGGCTGAGCTGGAAGGAATTTCTAGCGGAAGGCCAAGACGTTGCCTCATTCGTGGCTGAACAG AAGGTGGAATATACCTTGGGAGAAGAGTCTGAAGCTCCTGGCCAGAGGGCACTTGCCTTTGAGGAGCTGTGCAGGCAGCTGGAGAAGCTGCTGAAGGAGGGCAGCAGTAACCAGCGGGTGTTTGACTGGATAGAG GCCAACCTGAACGAGCAGCAGATAGCATCCAATACATTAGTTCGAGCCCTCATGACAACAGTCTGTTATTCTGCAATTATTT ttGAGACTCCTCTCCGAGTGGATGTTGCAGTGTTGAAAGTGCGAGCAAGACTGCTACAGAAATACCTGTGTGATGAGCAGAAGGAGCTACAAGCACTCTATGCCCTCCAGGCCCTTGTAGTGACCTTAGAACAGCCTGCCA ACCTGCTTCGGATGTTCTTTGATGCTCTATATGATGAGGACGTGGTGAAGGAGGACGCCTTCTACAGCTGGGAGAGCAGCAAGGACCCCGCTGAACAGCAGGGCAAGGGTGTGGCCCTTAAATCTGTCACAGCATTCTTCAATTGGCTTCGtgaggctgaggaggaggagtCTGATCACAACTGA
- the Eif4g1 gene encoding eukaryotic translation initiation factor 4 gamma 1 isoform X3 codes for MNKAPQPTGPPPARSPGLPQPAFPPGQTAPVVFSTPQATQMNTPSQPRQHFYPSRAQPPSSAASRVQSAAPARPGPAAHVYPAGSQVMMIPSQISYSASQGAYYIPGQGRSTYVVPTQQYPVQPGAPGFYPGASPTEFGTYAGAYYPAQSVQQFPASVAPAPVLMNQPPQIAPKRERKTIRIRDPNQGGKDITEEIMSGARTASTPTPPQTGGGVEPQPNGESPQVAVIIRPDDRSQGAAIGGRPGLPGPEHSPGTESQPSSPSPTPSPPPILEPGSESNLGVLSIPGDTMTTGIMQMSVEEATPISCETGEPYCLSPEPTLAEPILEVEVTLSKPIPESEFSSSPLQVSTALLPHRVETHEPNGVVPSEDLEPEVESSTEPAPPPLSACASESPVPIAPTAQPEELLNGAPSPPAADLSPVSEPEEQAKEVVSSLALATVLSPTPPVAPSDTSPAQEEEIEEEEEGGEAGSEKGGEDPPLDSAPVPAQLSQSLEVAAATQVAVSVPKRRRKIKELNKKEAVGDLLDAFKEVDPAVPEVENQPPAGSNPSPESEGTTVPPQPEEAEETWDSKEDKIHNAENIQPGEQKYEYKSDQWKPLNLEEKKRYDREFLLGFQFIFASMQKPEGLPHITDVVLDKANKTPLRPLDPSRLPGINSGPDFTPSFANLGRPALSNRGPPRGGPGGELPRGPQAGLGPRRSQQGPRKETRKIISSVIMTEDIKLNKAEKAWKPSSKRTAADKDRGEEDADGSKTQDLFRRVRSILNKLTPQMFQQLMKQVTQLAIDTEERLKGVIDLIFEKAISEPNFSVAYANMCRCLMALKVPTTEKPTVTVNFRKLLLNRCQKEFEKDKDDDEVFEKKQKEMDEAATAEERGRLKEELEEARDIARRRSLGNIKFIGELFKLKMLTEAIMHDCVVKLLKNHDEESLECLCRLLTTIGKDLDFAKAKPRMDQYFNQMEKIIKEKKTSSRIRFMLQDVLDLRQSNWVPRRGDQGPKTIDQIHKEAEMEEHREHIKVQQLMAKGSDKRRGGPPGPPISRGLPLVDDGGWNTVPISKGSRPIDTSRLTKITKPGSIDSNNQLFAPGGRLSWGKGSSGGSGAKPSDTASEATRPATSTLNRFSALQQTLPTENTENRRVVQRSSLSRERGEKAGDRGDRLERSERGGDRGDRLDRARTPATKRSFSKEVEERSRERPSQPEGLRKAASLTEDRGRDPVKREATLPPVSPPKAALSEDEVEKKSKAIIEEYLHLNDMKEAVQCVQELASPSLLFIFVRLGIESTLERSTIAREHMGRLLHQLLCTGHLSTAQYYQGLYETLELAEDMEIDIPHVWLYLAELITPILQEDGVPMGELFREITKPLRPMGKATSLLLEILGLLCKSMGPKKVGMLWREAGLSWKEFLAEGQDVASFVAEQKVEYTLGEESEAPGQRALAFEELCRQLEKLLKEGSSNQRVFDWIEANLNEQQIASNTLVRALMTTVCYSAIIFETPLRVDVAVLKVRARLLQKYLCDEQKELQALYALQALVVTLEQPANLLRMFFDALYDEDVVKEDAFYSWESSKDPAEQQGKGVALKSVTAFFNWLREAEEEESDHN; via the exons CCAGCGTTTCCCCCGGGGCAGACTGCACCGGTGGTGTTTAGCACGCCACAAGCGACACAAATGAACACGCCTTCTCAGCCCCGCCAG CACTTCTACCCTAGCCGGGCTCAGCCCCCGAGCAGTGCAGCCTCCCGAGTGCAGAGTGCAGCCCCTGCCCGACCTGGCCCAGCTGCCCATGTCTACCCTGCTGGATCCCAAGTAATGATGATCCCTTCCCAGATCTCCTACTCAGCCTCCCAAGGAGCCTACTATATCCCTGGACAG GGGCGTTCCACATATGTTGTCCCGACACAGCAGTACCCTGTGCAGCCAGGAGCCCCAGGCTTTTATCCGGGTGCAAGCCCTACCGAGTTTGGGACCTACG CTGGTGCCTATTACCCAGCCCAAAGTGTGCAGCAGTTTCCTGCTAGTGTGGCTCCTGCCCCAGTTCTGATGAACCAGCCACCCCAGATTGCTCCTAAGAGAGAACGAAAAACT ATCCGAATTCGAGACCCAAACCAAGGAGGGAAGGATATCACAGAAGAGATCATGTCTGGGGCCCGCACTGCCTCCACACCTACTCCTCCCCAG ACGGGAGGCGGTGTGGAGCCTCAACCCAATGGGGAGTCGCCTCAGGTTGCTGTCATTATCCGGCCAG ATGACCGGTCACAGGGAGCAGCCATTGGGGGCCGGCCAGGACTGCCTGGCCCAGAGCACAGCCCTGGCACAGAATCTCAGCCTTCATCGCCTTCTCCAACCCCATCACCACCCCCAATTTTGGAGCCGGGGTCTGAATCTAATCTTGGAGTCCTCTCTATTCCTGGGGACACTATGACAACGGGGATTATGCAAATGTCTGTAGAAGAAGCGACCCCCATCTCTTGTGAAACTGGGGAGCCATATTGCCTCTCTCCAGAACCCACTCTTGCTGAACCCATACTGGAAGTAGAAGTGACACTCAGCAAACCCATTCCAGAATCTGAGTTTtcttccagtcctctccaggtttcCACGGCCCTGCTGCCTCACAGGGTGGAAACCCATGAGCCCAATGGCGTAGTTCCTTCTGAGGATCTGGAACCAGAGGTGGAGTCAAGCACAGAGCCAGCTCCTCCCCCTCTTTCAGCTTGTGCTTCTGAATCGCCTGTGCCCATTGCTCCAACTGCCCAACCTGAGGAACTGCTCAATGGAGCCCCCTCACCACCAGCTGCGGACTTAAGCCCAGTCAGTGAGCCAGAGGAACAGGCCAAGGAAGTTGTTTCATCGTTGGCACTGGCCACCGTTCTCTCTCCCACTCCACCTGTGGCTCCTTCAGATACTTCCCCTGCTCAGGaggaagaaatagaggaagaagaagaaggtggagaaGCTGGGagtgagaagggaggagaggaccCCCCCCTCGACAGTGCTCCTGTCCCAGCCCAGTTGTCTCAGAGTTTGGAGGTGGCAGCAGCCACCCAAG TGGCAGTATCTGTGCCAAAGAGGAGACGGAAAATTAAAGAGTTAAATAAGAAGGAGGCTGTGGGTGACCTTCTAGATGCCTTCAAGGAG GTGGACCCAGCAGTACCAGAGGTAGAGAATCAGCCTCCCGCAGGTAGCAACCCAAGCCCAGAGTCTGAGGGCACTACTGTGCCCCCACAGcctgaggaagcagaggaaacCTGGGACTCTAAGGAAGACAAAATTCACAATGCTGAGAACATCCAGCCTGGGGAACAGAAGTATGAGTACAAGTCAG ATCAGTGGAAGCCGCTAAACCTTGAGGAGAAGAAGCGTTATGACAGGGAATTCCTGCTGGGCTTTCAGTTCATCTTTGCCAGTATGCAGAAGCCAGAAGGATTGCCCCATATCACTGATGTGGTGCTGGATAAG GCCAATAAAACACCACTTCGGCCACTGGATCCCTCCAGATTACCTGGCATAAATTCTGGCCCAGATTTCACTCCATCCTTTGCCAACCTTGGCCGACCAGCCCTCAGCAACCGTGGGCCCCCAAGGGGTGGGCCAGGTGGGGAGCTGCCCCGAGGGCCG caggctggcctgggacccaGGCGCTCTCAGCAGGGCCCACGAAAGGAAACACGCAAGATTATCTCCTCGGTGATAATGACTGAAGACATAAAACTGAACAAAGCAGAGAAGGCTTGGAAACCCAGTAGCAAACGGACAGCTGCTGATAAGGATCgaggggaagaggatgctgaTGGAAGCAAAACCCAG GACCTGTTCCGCAGGGTGCGCTCCATCTTGAATAAGCTGACACCCCAGATGTTCCAGCAGCTGATGAAGCAGGTGACACAGCTGGCCATTGACACCGAGGAACGCCTCAAAGGAGTTATTGACCTCATCTTTGAGAAAGCCATTTCAGAGCCCAACTTCTCTGTGGCTTATGCCAACATGTGCCGATGCCTCATGGCG CTGAAAGTGCCCACTACAGAAAAGCCAACAGTGACTGTGAATTTCCGAAAACTGTTGTTAAATCGATGCCAGAAGGAATTTGAGAAAGACAAAGATGATGATGAAGTttttgaaaaaaagcaaaaagaaatggatgaagctgCTACG GCAGAAGAGCGGGGACGCCTGAAAGAAGAGCTAGAAGAGGCCCGGGACATAGCTCGGCGACGCTCTTTAGGAAATATCAAGTTTATTGGAGAGTTATTCAAGCTAAAGATGTTAACAGAAGCAATAATGCATGACTGTGTGGTCAAACTACTCAAGAACCATGATGAGGAGTCCCTGGAATGTCTCTGCCGCCTCCTTACCACTATTGGCAAAGACCTAGACTTTGCAAAAGCTAAG CCTCGAATGGATCAGTATTTCAACCAGatggaaaaaataattaaagaaaagaagacctcatCTCGTATCCGGTTTATGCTGCAGGACGTACTTGATCTGCGGCAG AGCAATTGGGTGCCACGCCGAGGGGATCAGGGTCCTAAGACTATTGACCAGATCCATAAGGAGGCTGAGATGGAAGAGCACCGAGAACATATCAAAGTGCAGCAGCTCATGGCCAAGGGCAGCGACAAGCGTCGGGGTGGCCCTCCAGGCCCTCCCATTA gcCGTGGCCTTCCACTTGTGGATGATGGTGGCTGGAATACAGTCCCCATCAGCAAAGGCAGCCGTCCCATTGATACCTCACGGCTCACGAAGATCACCAAG CCTGGTTCCATCGATTCTAACAACCAGCTCTTTGCACCTGGAGGACGACTGAGTTGGGGCAAGGGCAGCAGTGGGGGCTCAGGAGCCAAGCCCTCAGACACAG CATCAGAAGCTACTCGTCCAGCTACTAGTACCTTGAATCGCTTTTCTGCTCTTCAGCAAACATTACccacagagaacacagagaacagACGTGTTGTACAGAG GAGTAGCTTAAGCCGGGAACGAGGTGAGAAAGCTGGGGACCGGGGAGACCGACTAGAACGGAGTGAGCGGGGAGGTGACCGTGGGGACCGACTTGATCGTGCCAGAACACCTGCCACCAAGCGAAGTTTTAGCAAGGAAGTGGAGGAGCGAAGTAGAGAGCGGCCTTCACAGCCTGAGGGACTCCGAAAGGCAGCTAGCCTCACAGAGGATCGTGGTCGGGATCCTg TGAAGCGGGAAGCCACTCTACCTCCAGTGAGCCCTCCAAAGGCTGCACTCTCTGAGGATGAGGTGGAGAAGAAGTCCAAGGCCATCATTGAGGAATATCTCCATCTCAATGACATGAAG GAGGCAGTACAGTGTGTTCAGGAGTTGGCTTCACCCTCCTTGCTCTTCATCTTTGTGCGGCTTGGCATCGAGTCTACCCTGGAGCGTAGCACCATTGCCCGTGAGCATATGGGGCGACTGCTGCACCAGCTGCTCTGCACAGGGCACCTCTCTACTGCCCAGTACTACCAAGG GTTGTATGAAACACTAGAATTAGCTGAGGACATGGAAATTGATATTCCTCATGTATGGCTTTACCTGGCAGAACTGATAACACCCATTCTCCAGGAAGATGGGGTGCCCATGGGAGAGCTGTTTAG GGAAATTACGAAGCCTCTGAGACCCATGGGCAAAGCCACTTCTTTGTTGCTGGAGATCCTGGGTCTTTTATGCAAGAGCATG ggTCCCAAAAAGGTGGGGATGCTGTGGAGAGAGGCTGGGCTGAGCTGGAAGGAATTTCTAGCGGAAGGCCAAGACGTTGCCTCATTCGTGGCTGAACAG AAGGTGGAATATACCTTGGGAGAAGAGTCTGAAGCTCCTGGCCAGAGGGCACTTGCCTTTGAGGAGCTGTGCAGGCAGCTGGAGAAGCTGCTGAAGGAGGGCAGCAGTAACCAGCGGGTGTTTGACTGGATAGAG GCCAACCTGAACGAGCAGCAGATAGCATCCAATACATTAGTTCGAGCCCTCATGACAACAGTCTGTTATTCTGCAATTATTT ttGAGACTCCTCTCCGAGTGGATGTTGCAGTGTTGAAAGTGCGAGCAAGACTGCTACAGAAATACCTGTGTGATGAGCAGAAGGAGCTACAAGCACTCTATGCCCTCCAGGCCCTTGTAGTGACCTTAGAACAGCCTGCCA ACCTGCTTCGGATGTTCTTTGATGCTCTATATGATGAGGACGTGGTGAAGGAGGACGCCTTCTACAGCTGGGAGAGCAGCAAGGACCCCGCTGAACAGCAGGGCAAGGGTGTGGCCCTTAAATCTGTCACAGCATTCTTCAATTGGCTTCGtgaggctgaggaggaggagtCTGATCACAACTGA